The Babylonia areolata isolate BAREFJ2019XMU chromosome 32, ASM4173473v1, whole genome shotgun sequence genome window below encodes:
- the LOC143276710 gene encoding trypsin-1-like codes for MRLLGLLTLAALVSLLHGFQDTTQLYIPDKKMTTAVGEDTGTSSNNPNEGMSKEMESAGLAPTVVNGQGTYLGQHPFICSLQVSFQGFWFFICASVIVNENTLITAAHCVDFDPPLPTRVVCGEYNLLRFDGTEVIKKIVEIRQHPNFTLNPDEGFPNDLALLKPETPLEFNRFVNVLAIHNGVARMPRFCLVIGWGQNEEGVIPNILKQGVMKRVSNRKCAEYYATPFAPKPVGSGHICASGKRTNVSACFGDSGGPLVCGTYLVGITSWGPRTCNPRFPNGFTRLSFYQCWITENSFGDVIGQ; via the exons atgaggCTGCTTGGACTTCTCACTTTGGCTGCCTTAG TGTCCCTGCTTCACGGGTTTCAGGATACGACGCAGTTGTATATCCCAGACAAAAAGATGACCACGGCTGTGGGTGAAGACACCGGGACGTCTTCCAATAATCCCAACGAGGGGATGTCAAAG GAGATGGAGAGCGCGGGCCTTGCACCGACAGTGGTCAACGGGCAGGGGACCTACCTAGGACAACATCCCTTCATCTGTTCTCTGCAGGTGTCCTTTCAGGGCTTCTGGTTCTTCATCTGTGCCAGTGTCATCGTGAATGAGAACACTCTCATCACTGCCGCTCATTGTGTGGACTTTGACCC TCCGTTGCCGACCAGAGTGGTGTGTGGAGAATACAATCTGCTGCGGTTTGACGGAACTGAAGTGATCAAGAAAATTGTGGAAATTAGACAA catCCGAACTTCACCCTGAACCCCGATGAAGGCTTCCCCAACGACCTGGCTCTGCTCAAGCCAGAGACTCCCTTGGAGTTCAACAGGTTTGTCAACGTCTTGGCCATACACAACGGAGTTGCTCGGATGCCACGTTTCTGTCTGGTCATTGGCTGGGGACAGAACG aggagggCGTGATACCTAACATACTGAAACAGGGGGTGATGAAACGAGTCTCCAACAGGAAATGCGCCGAATACTACGCTACCCCCTTCGCCCCGAAGCCTGTTGGCAGCGGTCACATCTGCGCCAGCGGCAAACGGACCAACGTCTCCGCTTGCTTT GGTGACAGCGGAGGGCCTTTGGTGTGTGGCACTTATCTGGTGGGCATTACTTCCTGGGGCCCCAGAACCTGCAACCCCCGCTTCCCCAACGGCTTCACCCGTCTCTCCTTCTACCAGTGCTGGATCACAGAAAACTCCTTCGGTGACGTCATCGGTCAGTGA